TGCAAACGACTTGGAGAGCTACTCACGCATTATAAATGAGTGTTATCTCAGCAACTTTACTAGAGAGTTAGAGCTAGGAATTCTAGAATTCCATAACACTCTAAGCAAAATAAATGAGCTAAAAGCCGGTTTTATTACAGAGCTTTACGCCCCAAAAGACGATGAGAATATAAAAAGAGCAGAGCGTGTGTTTTTTACTAGAAAAAACGCTATGTTTATTGATACTATGCGAGATGAGATTAGCAAATTACCTAGAGTTTTTCAAAAGTTTTTCATCGCTCCGCTAATTTATGAAGCTAGCGTTCATAACAACACAGGCGGCGTCTTTAAAGGATTTTATAAAGGCAAAAATGGTATTGGTAAGTTTGGCGGAGAAAAGGCTAATGCGCTTGGTCGTATAAAAGGTGAAATCAGGCTAAAAATGCCTGTTTTTTCAAACTTTTCTTGTGATTTTGCTGTGAGCCAAAAGGAAGCCGCAGACTTTGCTAAGGACTGCGAAAGAGTGGATATTGCGTATTTTGACCCACCTTATAATGAACACCCTTATGGCTCAAATTATTTTATGTTAAATTTGATTGCGCAGTATAAAAAGCCAAAAGATATTAGCGAAGTTAGCGGAATTCCAAAAGAGTGGAACAAAAGCGTATATAACAAAAAAGCAAAGGCAAAAGAGAGTTTTTTTGAGCTTTTAGCTAGTTTTAAAGCAAAGTATTTGCTGATTTCTTTTAATAATGAGGGCTATATTTCTAGGGCTGATTTTGAGGTCTTTGGCGCAAAAATCGGTAAGCTAAATGTAATAGAGCAAAAATACAACGCTTACCGCGCTAGCCGCAACCTTGGTGCTCGCAGTATTCATACGACTGAGTATTTGTATATAATCAAAAAATCTTAAAGGCAAACCTTGATAAAGTATTTATTATTTCGTTATTTGCGCTTTGATAAAAGCCAGCCATTTATCGCACTTTGCTCTATTTTAGCCTTTGTGGGAGTTAGCATCGGTCTTATGGTGCTAATCATCGCTATGGGTATAATGAATGGCTTTGATAAAGAGTTTGAGCGAAAACTATTTGCGATGAACTATCCTATAACCGTGATTTCAGCTTACCGTGGCGGGATAAGCGATGAGTTTGTAAGCAAGCTACAAAATGAGTTTAGCGAGCT
Above is a genomic segment from Campylobacter magnus containing:
- a CDS encoding DNA adenine methylase, translated to MSENPAFLKEQIITYLGNKRSLLGLIDEAISDIKADMKHDKISFADVFSGSGVVSRLAKKHAKMIFANDLESYSRIINECYLSNFTRELELGILEFHNTLSKINELKAGFITELYAPKDDENIKRAERVFFTRKNAMFIDTMRDEISKLPRVFQKFFIAPLIYEASVHNNTGGVFKGFYKGKNGIGKFGGEKANALGRIKGEIRLKMPVFSNFSCDFAVSQKEAADFAKDCERVDIAYFDPPYNEHPYGSNYFMLNLIAQYKKPKDISEVSGIPKEWNKSVYNKKAKAKESFFELLASFKAKYLLISFNNEGYISRADFEVFGAKIGKLNVIEQKYNAYRASRNLGARSIHTTEYLYIIKKS